From the Vibrio alginolyticus NBRC 15630 = ATCC 17749 genome, one window contains:
- a CDS encoding carbon-nitrogen hydrolase family protein, whose amino-acid sequence MERVGIIQMTSGPDINANLDFIEKQCALASKQGAKLVLTPENTVLFSSREAYHQHAEPLGSGMIQQRLCEIARKNQLTLIVGSMPIQTAKGVTTTTLVFPPHGKCIAHYDKLHMFDVDVADGYGSYRESDTFMAGNQIVVAETDIGSVGLSICYDLRFPELYKVLRQEGADIIVVPAAFTAVTGQAHWEVLLRARAIETQCWILASGQTGTHPCGRKTWGHSMVVDPWGRIHKQLQDEVGLLVTEIDLSQSQQVRQNMPLTQHSRFQNELRRK is encoded by the coding sequence ATGGAGCGTGTTGGCATTATTCAAATGACTTCGGGTCCGGATATTAACGCGAATTTGGACTTCATTGAAAAACAGTGTGCTTTAGCGAGCAAGCAAGGTGCCAAACTTGTTCTTACTCCTGAAAATACAGTGCTATTTTCCAGTCGCGAAGCTTATCATCAACATGCAGAGCCACTTGGCAGTGGCATGATTCAACAGCGGCTCTGTGAAATCGCTAGAAAGAACCAGTTAACGCTAATTGTCGGAAGCATGCCCATTCAAACCGCAAAAGGTGTCACCACCACAACACTTGTATTTCCGCCGCACGGTAAATGCATTGCTCACTATGACAAACTGCATATGTTTGATGTCGACGTAGCCGATGGTTATGGTAGTTATCGTGAGTCGGATACGTTTATGGCGGGTAATCAAATAGTCGTTGCGGAAACTGATATCGGCAGTGTTGGATTGAGTATTTGTTATGATTTACGTTTCCCAGAACTTTATAAAGTATTGCGTCAAGAAGGGGCGGATATCATTGTGGTGCCCGCTGCGTTTACCGCTGTGACGGGGCAAGCTCACTGGGAAGTATTATTGCGAGCTAGAGCGATTGAGACACAATGTTGGATTTTGGCAAGCGGACAAACTGGAACGCATCCATGTGGACGAAAAACATGGGGACACTCAATGGTCGTTGACCCTTGGGGACGTATCCATAAACAGCTTCAGGATGAAGTAGGTTTATTGGTGACTGAGATAGATTTGTCACAAAGCCAACAAGTAAGGCAGAATATGCCGCTGACTCAACACAGTCGCTTTCAAAATGAATTGAGACGGAAATAA
- a CDS encoding YhdP family protein: MNSGVNRFGRFCAWSLVTVLVLLAILVTTLRVTLPQLNHFQDEIKTWVKQGTGFDVSIANVAGTWRNNHPSIALLGLEANLPNVQDARFAVEEVQIEFDLIQSLFQLKPVVADLTIHNLALDIHTVDILPTSHRQDPKPEVDKSEVKLIDQLDSLLLRQFEDFTISDSRIWYKSVSGETRRLDIEQLRWSNQGKRHVAEGTVSIADVRLNSLLVSANFKDHGSLRDVSGEFYVSAQDVSVTPWLTTYMQEESGAESGKVSLNTWLTLKHSQPHDAYVELLPSELVWNEDGHHELFIESGIFNLRPDKQGWKVNGHSLQIRTDNTPWPELDVAFDWQPNGWMLNLSQLDIEALIPLIKLAPESESTSDLINKLAPKGRVEDVRLSMNGGLDTLRYSAELDELAMTQWELLPGFHHVQGSVSGDVNQAKAKVTVIDDVFPYGDVFQAPLNIKQGEVDIIWQQDDAGWRLWSDKVTAATPDLQVLGAFRLDFPKEQSPFLSFYAEADLYNAGETWRYLPTLALGQDLTDYLSTAIQGGKVNTAKLLWYGELGDFPYKEHNGMFQAWVGLKDAKFSFDTAWPTITDLQLDLLFENDAMYLDSKSATLNGVHAKRITGRIPELAEGGHIEIEAKASAPGNEVRDYMMATPLVDSVGAALTALQVSGPVYSEFQLNIPFDFEKESRAWGYADLTENRVDIEAPPMTLENATGRITFDNDVVTTSGLSAELLQQPISLDFHGESAEQGYNVTINTLGDWDVEPLKPYVGERWLNLVSGHAPWQMDIDLQLNDVGFTYQLEVLAQLNRLASQYPYPLAKKIGESGQAKLQASGNQESISARLQIPNVKYQTEIDIAGDVPVLTATHLMVGKGGFRISPIVGHDASVRVEELNLDQWAELAQVSESKPSSSVLASMKTPTIPLPTRIEVETPNLQLGGIEFHDVDFSASKKNLSWQLDVDSQEVKGKANYLKPYDLSVSLEHLHLYIPGFEEMTKERSSIFASEDQNAPLITNFDRKFHAEMPNLTLNIDDFWLQGYKVGKVNVDLQRRQNRLEWKNITFSSGKNRIDMSGWWDLTKESSHSNLTMKMKGDNNTDLMERFGITSGIQQAPFEINANMEWDGAPWSMKTQTLQGNVSTEFGKGVISEVSGAARLLGLFSLDSIIRKMQLDFTDVFDKGMAFNSITGTGKIQDGVFITNDIVMDALAGEMQIRGIANMNSRMVDAEVKFTPDITSGLPMLTAFAVAPQTALYVLAISTVISPVVEVFTQVNYEVKGLLDSPTVKEISRSKGEYKLPEKLREQAK, from the coding sequence GTGAATTCTGGTGTTAACCGTTTTGGGCGTTTTTGTGCGTGGAGTTTAGTTACTGTATTGGTGTTATTAGCCATATTAGTAACCACGCTTCGCGTCACACTGCCGCAACTTAACCATTTCCAAGATGAGATCAAAACCTGGGTCAAACAAGGCACAGGTTTTGACGTTTCTATTGCTAATGTCGCAGGGACGTGGCGCAATAATCATCCCTCAATTGCGTTACTGGGTTTAGAGGCAAATCTACCAAACGTGCAAGATGCACGCTTCGCTGTTGAAGAAGTCCAAATTGAGTTCGACCTTATTCAATCTCTTTTTCAACTTAAACCTGTAGTTGCAGACCTTACCATTCATAACCTCGCTTTAGACATTCACACGGTAGACATTCTGCCGACTTCTCATCGTCAAGATCCGAAGCCTGAAGTGGATAAGAGCGAAGTGAAACTCATTGACCAACTCGACTCACTTCTTTTACGTCAGTTCGAAGACTTCACTATTAGCGATTCACGGATTTGGTATAAGTCGGTGTCTGGTGAAACTCGCCGTTTAGATATTGAGCAGCTTCGTTGGAGCAATCAAGGGAAACGTCACGTAGCCGAAGGCACGGTTAGCATTGCCGATGTTCGCCTGAACTCATTGTTAGTAAGCGCTAACTTTAAAGATCATGGCTCGTTGCGCGATGTATCTGGTGAGTTTTACGTGAGTGCTCAAGATGTCTCGGTCACACCTTGGCTGACCACTTACATGCAAGAAGAGTCAGGAGCAGAGTCGGGTAAAGTCAGCTTAAATACTTGGCTAACGCTCAAACATAGCCAACCGCATGATGCTTATGTTGAATTGCTGCCTTCCGAGTTGGTGTGGAATGAAGATGGACATCATGAGCTGTTTATTGAGTCTGGAATTTTCAATCTTCGACCAGATAAACAAGGCTGGAAAGTAAATGGCCACTCACTTCAGATCAGAACCGATAATACCCCTTGGCCAGAGCTAGACGTCGCGTTTGATTGGCAACCAAACGGCTGGATGCTTAATCTCTCTCAACTCGACATTGAAGCACTCATTCCGCTCATTAAGCTGGCTCCAGAGTCAGAGTCGACCAGTGACCTTATTAACAAACTAGCACCGAAAGGTCGGGTCGAAGATGTCCGATTGTCAATGAACGGTGGTTTAGACACCTTACGCTACTCGGCTGAACTGGATGAACTCGCGATGACACAATGGGAGCTCCTACCCGGGTTTCATCACGTACAGGGCAGCGTATCGGGGGATGTGAATCAAGCTAAAGCAAAAGTCACCGTCATTGATGATGTCTTTCCGTACGGCGATGTATTCCAAGCTCCGCTGAATATCAAACAAGGTGAAGTCGATATTATCTGGCAGCAAGATGATGCGGGTTGGCGCTTGTGGTCGGATAAAGTGACGGCAGCAACGCCTGATCTTCAAGTCCTGGGGGCATTTCGTCTTGATTTTCCAAAAGAACAAAGCCCATTTTTATCGTTCTATGCCGAAGCGGATCTCTACAACGCGGGTGAAACATGGCGCTATCTACCGACTCTGGCACTTGGACAAGACTTGACCGACTATCTTTCGACCGCGATTCAGGGCGGAAAAGTGAATACAGCGAAATTGTTGTGGTATGGCGAGTTAGGTGATTTTCCTTACAAAGAACATAATGGCATGTTCCAAGCTTGGGTTGGATTAAAAGACGCGAAATTTAGCTTTGATACGGCATGGCCAACCATCACGGATTTGCAGCTAGACTTGCTGTTTGAAAATGATGCCATGTATTTGGATTCAAAATCAGCCACACTAAATGGCGTTCATGCCAAGCGTATCACTGGGCGAATCCCTGAGTTGGCAGAAGGTGGGCACATTGAGATTGAAGCGAAAGCAAGCGCGCCGGGTAATGAAGTCCGTGACTACATGATGGCGACGCCATTAGTGGATTCAGTCGGTGCCGCATTGACAGCGCTGCAAGTGAGTGGTCCCGTTTACTCTGAGTTTCAACTCAATATACCGTTTGATTTTGAGAAAGAGTCTCGCGCTTGGGGTTATGCCGATTTAACAGAAAATCGTGTTGATATTGAAGCGCCGCCAATGACGCTTGAAAACGCCACAGGACGTATCACCTTCGACAATGATGTGGTTACCACATCGGGTTTGTCGGCCGAATTATTACAACAGCCTATCTCTCTTGATTTCCATGGGGAGAGTGCGGAGCAAGGCTACAACGTGACAATTAATACACTAGGAGATTGGGATGTCGAGCCTCTCAAACCCTATGTCGGTGAGCGTTGGTTAAACCTTGTTTCTGGCCATGCGCCGTGGCAAATGGACATTGACTTGCAACTCAATGATGTTGGTTTCACTTATCAGCTTGAAGTGCTGGCGCAGCTAAATCGTCTGGCTAGTCAATATCCTTATCCTTTAGCGAAAAAAATTGGTGAGTCTGGGCAAGCGAAACTGCAAGCATCCGGTAACCAAGAGAGTATTTCAGCAAGACTACAGATCCCAAATGTGAAGTATCAAACTGAGATAGATATCGCTGGCGATGTCCCGGTTCTGACTGCGACTCATTTAATGGTTGGCAAAGGTGGCTTCCGGATTAGTCCTATTGTCGGGCACGATGCTTCGGTGCGTGTCGAAGAACTGAATTTAGACCAATGGGCGGAGCTTGCGCAGGTCTCTGAGAGCAAGCCGTCATCGTCTGTTTTGGCAAGCATGAAAACGCCGACCATTCCATTGCCGACACGCATTGAAGTTGAAACGCCAAACTTACAGCTCGGTGGGATTGAGTTTCATGATGTGGATTTTTCAGCAAGCAAGAAAAATTTGAGTTGGCAACTCGATGTGGACAGTCAAGAGGTTAAAGGGAAAGCTAACTATCTGAAACCCTATGATCTATCGGTCTCTTTAGAGCACTTGCATCTGTACATTCCAGGGTTTGAAGAGATGACCAAAGAGCGCAGCTCAATCTTTGCGAGTGAAGATCAAAACGCACCTTTGATTACCAATTTTGACCGCAAGTTTCACGCAGAGATGCCAAACTTAACTTTGAACATTGATGATTTTTGGCTGCAAGGCTACAAAGTGGGCAAAGTGAATGTTGATTTGCAGCGTCGCCAGAACCGTTTGGAGTGGAAAAATATCACCTTTAGTAGCGGCAAAAACCGCATTGATATGAGTGGTTGGTGGGACCTGACGAAAGAGAGTAGCCATTCCAACTTAACCATGAAAATGAAAGGTGATAACAACACCGATCTTATGGAGCGCTTTGGTATTACATCAGGCATTCAACAAGCACCATTTGAGATCAATGCCAATATGGAATGGGACGGCGCACCTTGGTCAATGAAGACACAAACCTTGCAAGGAAACGTCTCAACGGAATTTGGTAAAGGCGTGATCAGTGAAGTTAGTGGTGCGGCACGCTTGTTAGGCTTGTTTAGCTTGGATTCTATCATCCGTAAGATGCAGCTCGACTTTACCGACGTATTCGATAAAGGCATGGCATTCAACTCGATCACGGGAACGGGCAAAATCCAAGACGGTGTGTTTATCACCAATGATATCGTAATGGATGCGTTAGCAGGGGAAATGCAAATCCGCGGCATCGCTAATATGAACAGCAGAATGGTTGATGCGGAAGTGAAATTCACACCAGACATCACATCAGGCCTACCAATGCTGACCGCGTTTGCCGTTGCGCCTCAAACTGCTTTGTATGTCTTGGCCATCTCTACGGTGATATCTCCGGTGGTTGAGGTCTTCACTCAAGTCAATTATGAAGTGAAAGGCCTACTAGATTCACCAACGGTGAAAGAAATTTCGCGAAGTAAAGGTGAATACAAGCTGCCAGAAAAACTGCGTGAACAGGCCAAATAA
- the rng gene encoding ribonuclease G → MSAELLLNVTPSETRVAMIEGGVLQEIHIERESRRGIVGNIYKGKVSRVLPGMQAAFVDIGLDKAAFLHASDIVPHTECVAENEKQQFQVRDISELVRQGQDIVVQVVKDPLGTKGARLTTDITLPSRYLVFMPGASHVGVSQRIESEKERERLKKVVNHYCDEHGGFIIRTAAEGADEKELSQDAAFLKRLWLKVMERRSKYKTRSTLYGELGLAQRILRDFVGTELDKIMVDSRLEYENLKEFTSEYVPELTDKLELYEGDKPIFDMYDTENEIQRSLERKVELKSGGYLIIDQTEAMTTIDINTGAFVGRRNLEETIFNTNIEATQAIARQLRLRNLGGIIIIDFIDMASEEHRQRVLTSLETALAKDRVKTNINGFTQLGLVEMTRKRTRESIEHILCSGCPTCEGRGSVKTVETVCFEILREITRVNRAYDADNFVVYASPFVAEALLGDESHALAELEVFIGKQVRVQAEPLYIQEQFDVVMM, encoded by the coding sequence ATGAGTGCAGAATTGCTGCTTAACGTGACCCCGAGTGAAACTCGTGTGGCCATGATTGAAGGTGGAGTACTACAAGAAATACATATCGAGCGCGAATCGCGTCGCGGTATTGTGGGCAATATATACAAAGGCAAAGTAAGCCGAGTGTTACCAGGCATGCAGGCGGCTTTCGTCGACATTGGTTTAGATAAAGCGGCGTTTTTACATGCGTCAGATATTGTTCCTCATACCGAATGTGTGGCAGAAAACGAAAAACAGCAGTTTCAAGTCCGTGATATCTCTGAGCTGGTACGCCAGGGACAAGACATTGTTGTGCAAGTGGTCAAAGATCCGCTCGGCACAAAAGGTGCGCGTTTAACGACGGATATCACCTTACCTTCGCGTTATCTTGTTTTTATGCCGGGGGCCAGCCATGTCGGTGTTTCGCAGCGTATTGAAAGTGAAAAAGAGCGCGAGCGTTTGAAAAAGGTGGTGAACCATTACTGCGATGAGCACGGTGGTTTTATCATTCGTACCGCGGCAGAAGGCGCTGATGAAAAAGAGCTATCTCAAGATGCGGCATTTCTAAAGCGTTTGTGGCTAAAAGTCATGGAGCGTCGCTCAAAATACAAAACGCGTTCAACACTTTACGGTGAACTCGGCTTAGCTCAACGCATTCTGCGTGACTTTGTTGGCACAGAGCTCGATAAGATCATGGTCGACTCCCGCCTTGAATACGAGAACCTGAAAGAATTCACTTCTGAGTATGTACCGGAGTTAACAGATAAGCTTGAGCTTTACGAAGGTGACAAGCCAATCTTTGACATGTACGACACCGAAAACGAAATTCAGCGTTCTTTAGAGCGCAAGGTCGAGCTAAAATCGGGCGGCTATTTGATCATCGATCAAACCGAAGCCATGACCACCATCGACATCAACACGGGTGCATTTGTTGGTCGTCGTAATCTCGAAGAGACTATCTTCAATACCAATATAGAGGCAACGCAAGCTATTGCGCGTCAGCTACGTTTACGTAACCTCGGCGGTATCATCATTATTGATTTTATCGATATGGCATCCGAAGAGCATCGTCAGCGAGTACTTACCTCACTGGAAACGGCGCTGGCGAAAGACCGAGTAAAAACCAACATCAACGGCTTTACCCAGCTTGGCTTAGTTGAAATGACGCGCAAGCGCACACGAGAAAGTATTGAACATATCTTGTGTTCTGGCTGTCCTACTTGTGAAGGCCGTGGCAGCGTGAAAACGGTCGAAACCGTATGCTTTGAGATATTACGCGAGATTACTCGTGTGAACCGTGCTTACGACGCCGATAATTTTGTCGTGTACGCATCGCCGTTTGTTGCTGAAGCGCTATTGGGCGATGAGTCTCATGCGTTGGCAGAGCTCGAAGTATTTATTGGCAAGCAAGTGCGAGTTCAGGCTGAACCCCTGTACATTCAGGAACAGTTTGACGTCGTAATGATGTAA
- a CDS encoding Maf family protein, with product MKKSLSLVLASGSPRRKELLAQLGYDFEIVLPDVEEAKQAHEQARDYVLRLSLEKAQAGLALAKPDSVVLGSDTVVVCDDRVLEKPKSFEDSKRMLTDLSGRRHQVMTAVSVVSSEQQHSVVVTTDVWFKPLTHEEIEQYWQSGEPCDKAGSYGIQGLGGRFVTRIEGSYHAVVGLPLFETDQLIQEFL from the coding sequence GTGAAGAAAAGCTTATCTCTCGTTCTCGCATCGGGTTCTCCGAGAAGAAAAGAGCTGCTTGCTCAACTGGGTTATGATTTTGAGATCGTATTGCCTGATGTTGAGGAAGCCAAACAGGCTCATGAGCAAGCACGAGATTACGTGTTGCGTCTTTCTTTGGAAAAAGCTCAGGCAGGCTTAGCGTTGGCTAAGCCTGATTCCGTTGTATTGGGCTCTGATACGGTCGTAGTATGCGATGACCGTGTGCTAGAAAAACCAAAAAGTTTTGAAGATTCAAAGCGTATGCTTACTGACTTATCGGGTCGTCGCCATCAAGTGATGACTGCGGTGAGCGTTGTATCATCGGAACAACAACATTCAGTGGTCGTTACCACTGACGTGTGGTTCAAACCACTGACTCACGAAGAAATCGAACAATATTGGCAGTCAGGAGAGCCATGCGATAAAGCTGGAAGTTATGGTATTCAGGGACTCGGAGGGCGATTTGTCACCCGAATCGAAGGCAGTTATCACGCTGTAGTAGGCTTACCTTTGTTCGAAACCGATCAGCTAATTCAAGAATTTTTATAA
- the mreD gene encoding rod shape-determining protein MreD yields MANNVLSSRMVIGVSFFVALVLQTIPWPGVLDVLRPSWLFLVTCYWVLALPHRVNVGTALVLGLLWDILIGSTLGIRGMMMSIVIYLVALNFLLIRNMALWQQSILIAFFTALLEVLIFCGEYLNQDVVFNPLSLWTAAINCILWPWMFLLMRRVRRAWHVR; encoded by the coding sequence ATGGCCAATAATGTATTGAGTAGCCGAATGGTGATTGGCGTCAGTTTCTTCGTTGCGCTGGTACTGCAAACCATTCCATGGCCAGGTGTGTTAGATGTGTTACGCCCTTCATGGTTGTTCCTTGTTACGTGTTATTGGGTGTTGGCACTACCGCACCGAGTGAACGTCGGAACTGCGCTAGTGTTGGGCTTATTATGGGACATTTTGATCGGCTCAACGCTTGGAATTCGTGGCATGATGATGTCGATCGTTATCTACCTCGTGGCGCTGAATTTCCTGTTGATTCGCAACATGGCTTTGTGGCAACAGTCGATTTTAATTGCCTTTTTTACTGCGTTATTGGAAGTTCTGATATTCTGTGGGGAATATTTGAACCAAGACGTAGTATTTAATCCATTATCTCTGTGGACGGCGGCAATAAACTGTATACTTTGGCCATGGATGTTTTTATTAATGCGACGAGTTCGTCGTGCATGGCACGTAAGGTAA
- the mreC gene encoding rod shape-determining protein MreC: MKPIFGRGPSLQLRLFFAVIVSASLMLADSRLDTFSNVRYLLNSMVAPIQYAANLPRSMFDGVFERFNSHQALVEGNRSLKREVLRLKSELILLDQYKEENQRLRKLLGSSFVRDEKKVVTEVMAVDTSPYRHQVVIDKGRIDGVYVGQPVINEKGIVGQVTFVAAHNARVLLLTDAKNAIPVQVIRNDIRVIASGNGEMDEIQLEHIPTSTDIQVGDLLVTSGLGGIYPEGYPVATVTNVDHDTRQEFASIKAEPVVEFDRLRYLLLIWPNEDRQHKVLRSNVDEGLEQEQEVTDGQ, translated from the coding sequence ATGAAACCGATTTTCGGCAGAGGTCCGTCTCTGCAATTACGTCTGTTTTTTGCTGTCATCGTGTCGGCGAGCTTAATGCTGGCCGATAGTCGTCTAGATACGTTTTCCAACGTTCGATACCTACTAAACAGTATGGTTGCACCGATTCAGTACGCAGCGAATTTGCCTCGTAGTATGTTCGATGGCGTATTTGAACGTTTTAATTCTCATCAGGCATTGGTTGAAGGCAATCGCAGCTTAAAGCGAGAAGTGCTACGCCTGAAAAGCGAGCTTATCTTGCTCGACCAATATAAAGAAGAAAACCAACGCTTACGTAAGTTGTTAGGATCTTCATTTGTCCGTGATGAAAAGAAAGTCGTGACAGAAGTAATGGCGGTGGATACTTCACCTTATCGTCATCAAGTGGTGATCGATAAAGGCCGTATTGATGGTGTTTACGTTGGTCAGCCTGTTATCAACGAGAAAGGCATCGTCGGTCAGGTTACGTTTGTCGCAGCGCACAACGCACGTGTTCTGCTGCTAACGGACGCGAAAAATGCAATTCCTGTCCAGGTGATCCGCAATGATATCCGAGTGATCGCATCGGGCAATGGTGAAATGGATGAAATCCAACTGGAGCACATTCCAACCAGCACAGATATTCAGGTTGGTGATTTATTGGTGACATCCGGTTTAGGTGGCATTTACCCTGAGGGATATCCAGTCGCGACGGTTACCAATGTGGATCACGATACGCGTCAAGAGTTCGCCTCAATCAAGGCTGAGCCGGTTGTGGAGTTTGATCGCTTACGCTACCTACTGCTGATTTGGCCGAATGAAGACCGTCAACACAAAGTACTGCGGTCCAATGTAGATGAAGGGTTAGAGCAAGAACAAGAGGTAACCGATGGCCAATAA
- a CDS encoding rod shape-determining protein, with amino-acid sequence MFKKLRGMFSNDLSIDLGTANTLIYVKGQGIVLDEPSVVAIRQDRVGSAKSVAAVGHAAKQMLGRTPGNISAIRPMKDGVIADFYVTEKMLQHFIKQVHDNSILKPSPRVLVCVPCGSTQVERRAIRESALGAGAREVYLIDEPMAAAIGAGLRVSEPTGSMVVDIGGGTTEVAVISLNGVVYSSSVRIGGDRFDEAVINYVRRNYGSLIGEATAEKIKHEIGSAYPGDEVQEIEVRGRNLAEGVPRSFSLNSNEILEALQEPLSGIVSAVMVALEQCPPELASDISENGMVLTGGGALLKDLDRLLMEETGIPVVIAEDPLTCVARGGGKALEMIDMHGGDLFSEE; translated from the coding sequence ATGTTTAAGAAACTTCGTGGCATGTTTTCTAACGATCTATCTATCGATTTAGGTACAGCCAACACTCTAATTTACGTAAAAGGGCAAGGAATTGTCCTTGATGAACCTTCTGTAGTTGCTATTCGTCAAGATCGTGTAGGTTCTGCAAAAAGCGTTGCTGCAGTCGGTCACGCAGCAAAACAGATGCTTGGTCGTACACCTGGCAACATTTCCGCTATTCGCCCAATGAAAGACGGCGTAATTGCTGACTTCTACGTAACCGAAAAAATGCTTCAGCACTTTATCAAGCAAGTGCATGATAACAGCATCCTAAAGCCAAGCCCACGTGTTCTTGTTTGTGTTCCTTGTGGTTCTACCCAAGTTGAGCGTCGCGCAATTCGTGAATCAGCACTTGGTGCTGGTGCGCGTGAAGTTTACCTAATCGACGAGCCAATGGCGGCGGCAATTGGTGCTGGTTTACGTGTATCTGAGCCGACAGGTTCAATGGTGGTCGATATCGGTGGTGGTACAACTGAAGTTGCCGTTATCTCTCTAAACGGTGTGGTTTACTCATCGTCTGTACGTATCGGTGGTGACCGCTTTGATGAAGCTGTGATCAACTACGTACGTCGTAACTACGGCAGCTTGATTGGTGAAGCAACGGCTGAAAAGATCAAACACGAAATCGGTTCTGCTTACCCTGGTGATGAAGTTCAAGAGATTGAAGTTCGCGGTCGTAACCTTGCAGAGGGTGTACCACGCAGCTTTAGCTTGAACTCAAACGAGATCCTAGAAGCGCTTCAAGAGCCGCTATCTGGCATCGTATCAGCAGTCATGGTTGCACTAGAACAGTGTCCTCCAGAGCTTGCTTCAGACATTTCTGAAAACGGTATGGTACTAACCGGTGGTGGTGCACTACTGAAAGATCTCGATCGTCTACTAATGGAAGAAACTGGTATTCCTGTGGTTATCGCGGAAGATCCACTAACGTGTGTTGCGCGTGGTGGCGGTAAAGCACTAGAAATGATCGACATGCACGGTGGCGATCTGTTCTCTGAAGAATAA